A window of the Salvelinus fontinalis isolate EN_2023a chromosome 26, ASM2944872v1, whole genome shotgun sequence genome harbors these coding sequences:
- the LOC129824400 gene encoding uncharacterized protein LOC129824400 isoform X2, with translation MSDEGKLFVGGLSFDTTEESLAEAFAKYGNIAKVDVIRDKETGRSRGFGFVKYDNAEDAKDALEGMNGKSVDGRTIRVDEAGKGGGRSGGGGGGGFRGSRGGGGYGGGGGYGGGRGRGGGGYGGGDRGYGERSYGGGGDRSYGGGDRSYGGGGGYRSGGGGGYSSGGGGYRDNRGQGGYGDRSGGSYRDSYDS, from the exons ATGTCCGACGAAGGAAAACTTTTTGTTGGAGGCCTGAGCTTCGACACCACAGAGGAATCTCTGGCAGAAGCTTTCGCGAAGTATGGAAACATCGCAAAAG TTGATGTCATCAGGGACAAAGAAACGGGGAGGTCTCGTGGATTCGGCTTCGTAAAGTACGATAATGCCGAGGATGCGAAGGACGCATTGGAGGGAATGAACGGCAAG TCTGTCGATGGCAGAACCATTCGTGTGGATGAAGCTGGCAAGGGTGGCGGTCGCTCAGGAGGTGGAGGCGGTGGTGGATTCAGAGGTTCCAGAGGTGGTGGCGGATATGGTGGTGGAGGTGGctatggaggggggagaggaagag GTGGTGGAGGATATGGTGGCGGTGACAGGGGATATGGTGAGAGGAgctatggtggtggtggagatcGCAGCTATGGGGGTGGAGACCGGAGTTATGGGGGTGGCGGTGGATACAGGAGCGGCGGTGGCGGAGGGTACTCTTCTGGTGGCGGAGGATACAGAGACAATAG GGGCCAGGGAGGCTACGGGGACCGCTCTGGGGGTTCCTATAGAGACAGCTACGACAGTTAA
- the LOC129824400 gene encoding cold-inducible RNA-binding protein B-like isoform X3, giving the protein MSDEGKLFVGGLSFDTTEESLAEAFAKYGNIAKVDVIRDKETGRSRGFGFVKYDNAEDAKDALEGMNGKSVDGRTIRVDEAGKGGGRSGGGGGGGFRGSRGGGGYGGGGGGGYGGGDRGYGERSYGGGGDRSYGGGDRSYGGGGGYRSGGGGGYSSGGGGYRDNRGQGGYGDRSGGSYRDSYDS; this is encoded by the exons ATGTCCGACGAAGGAAAACTTTTTGTTGGAGGCCTGAGCTTCGACACCACAGAGGAATCTCTGGCAGAAGCTTTCGCGAAGTATGGAAACATCGCAAAAG TTGATGTCATCAGGGACAAAGAAACGGGGAGGTCTCGTGGATTCGGCTTCGTAAAGTACGATAATGCCGAGGATGCGAAGGACGCATTGGAGGGAATGAACGGCAAG TCTGTCGATGGCAGAACCATTCGTGTGGATGAAGCTGGCAAGGGTGGCGGTCGCTCAGGAGGTGGAGGCGGTGGTGGATTCAGAGGTTCCAGAGGTGGTGGCGGATATGGTGGTGGAG GTGGTGGAGGATATGGTGGCGGTGACAGGGGATATGGTGAGAGGAgctatggtggtggtggagatcGCAGCTATGGGGGTGGAGACCGGAGTTATGGGGGTGGCGGTGGATACAGGAGCGGCGGTGGCGGAGGGTACTCTTCTGGTGGCGGAGGATACAGAGACAATAG GGGCCAGGGAGGCTACGGGGACCGCTCTGGGGGTTCCTATAGAGACAGCTACGACAGTTAA
- the LOC129824400 gene encoding cold-inducible RNA-binding protein B-like isoform X4 yields MSDEGKLFVGGLSFDTTEESLAEAFAKYGNIAKVDVIRDKETGRSRGFGFVKYDNAEDAKDALEGMNGKSVDGRTIRVDEAGKGGGRSGGGGGGGFRGSRGGGGYGGGDRGYGERSYGGGGDRSYGGGDRSYGGGGGYRSGGGGGYSSGGGGYRDNRGQGGYGDRSGGSYRDSYDS; encoded by the exons ATGTCCGACGAAGGAAAACTTTTTGTTGGAGGCCTGAGCTTCGACACCACAGAGGAATCTCTGGCAGAAGCTTTCGCGAAGTATGGAAACATCGCAAAAG TTGATGTCATCAGGGACAAAGAAACGGGGAGGTCTCGTGGATTCGGCTTCGTAAAGTACGATAATGCCGAGGATGCGAAGGACGCATTGGAGGGAATGAACGGCAAG TCTGTCGATGGCAGAACCATTCGTGTGGATGAAGCTGGCAAGGGTGGCGGTCGCTCAGGAGGTGGAGGCGGTGGTGGATTCAGAGGTTCCAGAG GTGGTGGAGGATATGGTGGCGGTGACAGGGGATATGGTGAGAGGAgctatggtggtggtggagatcGCAGCTATGGGGGTGGAGACCGGAGTTATGGGGGTGGCGGTGGATACAGGAGCGGCGGTGGCGGAGGGTACTCTTCTGGTGGCGGAGGATACAGAGACAATAG GGGCCAGGGAGGCTACGGGGACCGCTCTGGGGGTTCCTATAGAGACAGCTACGACAGTTAA
- the LOC129824400 gene encoding uncharacterized protein LOC129824400 isoform X1, with protein sequence MSDEGKLFVGGLSFDTTEESLAEAFAKYGNIAKVDVIRDKETGRSRGFGFVKYDNAEDAKDALEGMNGKSVDGRTIRVDEAGKGGGRSGGGGGGGFRGSRGGGGYGGGGGYGGGRGRGGRVYSRGGGGYGGGDRGYGERSYGGGGDRSYGGGDRSYGGGGGYRSGGGGGYSSGGGGYRDNRGQGGYGDRSGGSYRDSYDS encoded by the exons ATGTCCGACGAAGGAAAACTTTTTGTTGGAGGCCTGAGCTTCGACACCACAGAGGAATCTCTGGCAGAAGCTTTCGCGAAGTATGGAAACATCGCAAAAG TTGATGTCATCAGGGACAAAGAAACGGGGAGGTCTCGTGGATTCGGCTTCGTAAAGTACGATAATGCCGAGGATGCGAAGGACGCATTGGAGGGAATGAACGGCAAG TCTGTCGATGGCAGAACCATTCGTGTGGATGAAGCTGGCAAGGGTGGCGGTCGCTCAGGAGGTGGAGGCGGTGGTGGATTCAGAGGTTCCAGAGGTGGTGGCGGATATGGTGGTGGAGGTGGctatggaggggggagaggaagaggtggGCGAGTTTACTCGCGAG GTGGTGGAGGATATGGTGGCGGTGACAGGGGATATGGTGAGAGGAgctatggtggtggtggagatcGCAGCTATGGGGGTGGAGACCGGAGTTATGGGGGTGGCGGTGGATACAGGAGCGGCGGTGGCGGAGGGTACTCTTCTGGTGGCGGAGGATACAGAGACAATAG GGGCCAGGGAGGCTACGGGGACCGCTCTGGGGGTTCCTATAGAGACAGCTACGACAGTTAA